One window from the genome of Candidatus Zixiibacteriota bacterium encodes:
- a CDS encoding T9SS type A sorting domain-containing protein, with protein sequence MVKRRFVRLLIVAAAAALPTSPLWAQGIIPTPYSDQFKGTVMINGQPAPVGTVIDAFDPDGVNNGRDTTRFGGLFGYFAAYGDDVSNTPALDEGARENDPITFRILGRPAAIDSGDATWNNMDTSTVHLSVSGVTIGLLLVDAPLTGVGSPRDTVRFEVGIRNTGNIRDFYDIIVEQSKVPAWGVIYPAELVYNGPDSTAYLWFDVVVADFPGEPPLNHLTYTVRSRIDTTATASGTVDLDVDVVGTEDRDELLPGAFALAQNYPNPFNPTTTIAFTLPRASTVRLEVYNTLGRLVEERDLGTYPVGDHAVAFDGTSLASGVYLYRVATEYGSASRKMVLMK encoded by the coding sequence ATGGTGAAAAGACGATTCGTGCGGCTCCTGATTGTGGCGGCGGCGGCCGCGCTCCCGACGAGCCCGCTCTGGGCGCAGGGGATCATCCCGACGCCCTACTCGGACCAGTTCAAAGGCACGGTGATGATCAACGGCCAGCCCGCGCCGGTCGGGACCGTGATCGACGCCTTTGACCCGGACGGGGTGAACAATGGGCGCGACACCACCCGCTTCGGCGGGCTGTTCGGCTACTTCGCCGCGTACGGCGATGACGTGTCGAATACGCCGGCGCTCGACGAGGGGGCGCGCGAAAACGACCCGATTACGTTCCGAATTCTCGGGCGGCCGGCGGCGATCGACAGCGGCGACGCCACCTGGAACAACATGGACACCAGCACCGTGCACCTCTCGGTGTCCGGGGTGACGATCGGCCTGCTGCTGGTCGACGCCCCCCTGACGGGAGTCGGCTCCCCCCGGGATACGGTCCGGTTCGAAGTGGGCATCCGCAACACCGGCAACATCCGCGACTTCTACGACATCATCGTTGAGCAGTCCAAAGTGCCGGCCTGGGGGGTCATCTACCCGGCGGAGTTGGTCTACAACGGCCCGGATTCCACCGCCTACCTGTGGTTCGATGTCGTGGTGGCGGATTTCCCCGGCGAACCGCCGCTCAACCACCTGACCTACACGGTGCGGTCGCGGATCGACACCACGGCCACGGCCTCGGGGACGGTGGATCTCGATGTCGACGTGGTCGGCACGGAGGACCGCGACGAGCTGCTCCCGGGTGCCTTCGCCCTCGCCCAGAACTACCCGAACCCGTTCAACCCGACGACGACCATCGCCTTCACCCTGCCCCGCGCTTCGACGGTGCGGCTGGAGGTCTACAATACCCTGGGGCGCCTCGTAGAGGAGCGCGACCTGGGAACCTACCCGGTTGGGGACCACGCGGTGGCTTTCGATGGAACCTCGTTGGCCAGCGGCGTGTACCTCTACCGCGTGGCGACCGAGTATGGGTCGGCGTCGCGGAAGATGGTCCTGATGAAATAG
- a CDS encoding tandem-95 repeat protein has translation MKLRLLMALVVALGLSAGSVLAQAPPPQDPFGTMDTVALVAVGDPASGHFQVELWVYSDEDIGGATTGFVWDNAKVQMDSAKASALTAGAFTLGTFFYEQSNITLTNSNRRFLFGGLAFTSALPGDVSTRRLWATYYFNTTGWTGSDNVTFETQVWGIGTDYSYVEFNTNEEFYPVWMGALTIPPPSLNDPPVLAAIGAKSVNEGALLSFGVSATDPNGDAITLTASPLPTGANFTDNGNGTGTFSWTPNFTQANVYNIKFKAVDSKNASDSEIVAITVNNVNQAPVLNAIGPKSVDEGALLTFPVSASDPDGTIPALSATNLPAGASFTDNGNGTGTFSWTPNFTQAGVFNVTFAASDGVLTDDEIVAITVSNVNQAPVLAAIGPQSTPVEVLLSFGVSATDPDGTIPTLSATNLPTGASFTDNGDGTGTFDWTPAIGQEGVHNVTFTASDGVLTDDEIVAITVTGGANEAPVLNAIGGKTIDENALLQFTVSASDPDGGFPELTAEDLPTGATFVDSLNGVGLFTWTPDFTQAGVYNVRFIASDGLLADSELVEITVNNVNRPPVLITMAEDTTIDECGSASFWFDATDPDGGVLTFSADGLVANMAFDQLDSGALFTFNPDTTQAGSYTVTVRVQDALLATDSVIFTITVEECTTPPPCVDLILSDTVLFIHDTITFADGPYGFRVVTVGSTGPGAGCFIVLDTTAWLSATPPETCTPANVTISYDATGLPAGDYYGIVMFQGDATVCEPRTYYVMVALQLVDTTTVPEGADTLFVGIVPAAPGAEVVVPMEFTNSCDLFSAQATLEWNPAYLTLDSVGFEGSRLDDFPVKAVDIFAGHAVISADFGGSAPMVGPGFGGFANLYLTVAPGAPVGFHEISIVTPTEDTYFGINCGGPDLFIPPVPENGGVAIDTSTAFTCGYVVDTAGDPIAGATVEMWSGFPGMGPEASTTSGADGYFEFTTELVYGQFDLWAYKEGYYPGLIENVNWGETGIMIVLTPYAPVYPTLYWVDFYCDANTYFGSPLPIGSVIDAYDPDGVRCGSWFVKEAGKYGFMPVYGEEEWNEGDQGAEPGDEIRFFINGVEAEATGNTLWANAPTVPQMVCLNLDVCRQVCDLTAGWNLVSWSIDTESDDIEAALASIAPHIQLVLGFEQGGLTYDPTLPQFSTLWYVDHLSGYWIKVDADVEMVIEGNCANVSTPITVTPGWNLVSYLPHVAMPTPDALTSIYDDLMVALGFDGGALIYVPSDSGFNTLDEMAPCFGYWVKVDAPGELIYPSDGPVVFAQQRQPLGHPLPKAAEGVTATTQWMNLYAQKLTVDGAVVPTGARVEAFTLDGHRIGSSQVRADGLFGFMPVYADDPNTSAVDGLRTGEPFTLTVNGAATAETFVFTGHGTNLEVSGLTAKAGEEPTMPGTYALAQNYPNPFNPTTTIEFSLPKETRAKVEVFNVLGELVATPFDGTAAAGTTSVTWDGRSRTGSPVASGVYFYRLSADNYTETKKMMLMK, from the coding sequence ATGAAATTGCGCCTACTCATGGCTCTTGTTGTGGCACTCGGGCTCTCGGCCGGGTCGGTCCTGGCCCAGGCGCCGCCCCCACAGGATCCATTCGGGACCATGGATACGGTCGCCCTGGTGGCGGTTGGCGATCCCGCCAGCGGCCATTTCCAGGTGGAGCTGTGGGTGTACAGCGACGAAGATATCGGTGGGGCGACCACCGGGTTCGTTTGGGACAATGCGAAAGTGCAGATGGACAGCGCCAAGGCTTCGGCACTGACGGCCGGCGCTTTCACTCTCGGAACATTCTTCTACGAGCAGTCGAATATCACCCTGACCAACAGCAACCGGCGATTCCTCTTCGGCGGTTTGGCTTTCACTTCGGCGCTGCCCGGCGACGTGTCAACTCGCCGTCTCTGGGCGACGTACTACTTCAACACCACGGGCTGGACGGGATCTGATAACGTCACCTTCGAGACCCAGGTCTGGGGTATCGGGACCGACTATTCGTACGTCGAGTTCAACACGAACGAGGAATTCTATCCGGTGTGGATGGGGGCCCTCACAATTCCACCTCCGTCGCTAAATGACCCGCCGGTGCTGGCGGCGATCGGAGCGAAGTCAGTCAACGAGGGGGCGCTGCTGTCGTTCGGCGTCAGCGCCACCGATCCGAACGGCGACGCCATCACTCTCACGGCGAGCCCGCTGCCGACGGGAGCGAATTTCACCGACAACGGCAACGGGACGGGGACCTTCAGTTGGACTCCGAATTTCACGCAGGCGAACGTCTACAACATCAAGTTCAAAGCCGTGGACTCGAAGAACGCGTCAGACAGCGAGATTGTCGCGATCACCGTCAACAATGTAAATCAGGCGCCGGTGCTGAATGCGATTGGGCCGAAGTCGGTTGACGAGGGCGCGCTGCTCACCTTCCCCGTGAGCGCGAGCGATCCGGATGGGACGATCCCGGCGCTCTCGGCGACCAATCTTCCCGCCGGGGCAAGCTTCACCGATAACGGCAACGGGACGGGGACTTTCAGTTGGACCCCGAACTTCACGCAGGCGGGCGTCTTCAACGTGACGTTTGCGGCGAGCGACGGCGTGTTGACGGATGACGAGATCGTCGCGATCACGGTCAGCAACGTGAACCAGGCGCCGGTGCTGGCGGCCATCGGGCCGCAGTCGACGCCGGTTGAGGTGCTGCTATCGTTTGGCGTGAGTGCAACCGATCCGGACGGCACGATCCCGACGCTGTCGGCGACGAATCTTCCGACCGGCGCAAGCTTCACCGATAACGGCGACGGGACCGGGACGTTCGACTGGACGCCGGCGATCGGCCAGGAAGGCGTGCACAATGTGACGTTCACGGCGAGCGACGGCGTGTTGACGGACGACGAAATCGTCGCGATCACGGTGACGGGCGGCGCGAACGAGGCGCCGGTGCTCAACGCGATCGGCGGCAAGACGATCGACGAGAACGCGCTTTTGCAGTTCACCGTGTCGGCGAGCGATCCCGACGGCGGTTTCCCGGAGCTGACGGCCGAGGACCTTCCGACGGGCGCGACTTTTGTCGACAGCCTGAACGGGGTCGGCCTGTTCACCTGGACGCCGGATTTCACGCAGGCGGGTGTCTACAACGTGCGCTTCATCGCCAGCGACGGCCTGCTGGCCGATTCCGAACTGGTCGAGATCACGGTGAACAACGTGAACCGGCCGCCGGTGTTGATTACGATGGCGGAAGACACGACGATCGACGAATGCGGCTCGGCGTCGTTCTGGTTCGACGCGACCGACCCTGATGGCGGGGTGCTGACGTTCTCGGCGGACGGGCTCGTCGCGAACATGGCGTTCGATCAGCTCGATTCCGGGGCGCTGTTCACGTTCAATCCGGACACGACGCAGGCCGGTTCCTACACGGTGACGGTGCGCGTGCAGGATGCCTTGCTGGCGACCGACTCCGTGATATTCACGATCACGGTTGAGGAGTGCACAACTCCGCCGCCGTGTGTCGACCTTATTCTCTCCGACACGGTTCTTTTCATCCATGACACGATCACCTTTGCGGACGGGCCCTACGGCTTCCGCGTGGTGACGGTAGGCAGCACCGGGCCCGGCGCCGGGTGCTTCATCGTGCTCGACACGACGGCCTGGCTGAGCGCGACGCCGCCGGAGACGTGCACCCCGGCGAATGTGACGATCAGCTATGACGCTACCGGCCTGCCGGCGGGCGACTACTACGGCATCGTCATGTTCCAGGGCGACGCGACCGTGTGCGAGCCGCGCACCTACTACGTCATGGTGGCGTTGCAGCTGGTGGACACGACGACGGTTCCCGAAGGAGCCGACACGTTGTTTGTCGGGATCGTGCCTGCGGCGCCGGGCGCCGAGGTGGTGGTGCCGATGGAATTCACCAACTCGTGCGATCTGTTCAGCGCGCAGGCGACCCTGGAGTGGAACCCGGCCTACCTGACGCTTGACTCGGTCGGGTTCGAGGGCTCGCGCCTCGACGATTTCCCGGTGAAGGCGGTTGATATTTTCGCCGGCCATGCGGTCATTTCGGCCGATTTCGGCGGGTCTGCGCCGATGGTCGGCCCCGGGTTCGGCGGCTTCGCGAACCTCTACCTGACCGTGGCGCCGGGTGCGCCTGTAGGCTTCCACGAAATCTCGATCGTGACTCCGACGGAGGACACGTATTTCGGGATCAACTGCGGCGGTCCGGACCTGTTCATCCCGCCCGTTCCGGAGAACGGCGGCGTGGCGATCGATACCTCGACGGCGTTCACCTGCGGCTACGTGGTCGACACTGCCGGCGACCCGATCGCCGGCGCGACCGTCGAGATGTGGTCGGGTTTCCCCGGCATGGGCCCGGAAGCCTCGACGACCTCCGGGGCCGATGGTTACTTTGAATTCACTACTGAGCTTGTCTACGGCCAGTTCGACCTGTGGGCCTACAAAGAGGGTTACTACCCCGGGCTCATCGAAAACGTGAACTGGGGCGAGACGGGCATCATGATTGTGCTGACGCCCTACGCGCCGGTCTACCCGACCCTCTACTGGGTCGACTTCTACTGCGACGCGAACACCTATTTCGGGTCGCCGCTGCCGATCGGATCGGTGATTGACGCCTATGATCCGGACGGCGTGCGGTGCGGCTCGTGGTTCGTGAAGGAGGCCGGCAAGTACGGCTTCATGCCGGTGTACGGCGAGGAAGAGTGGAACGAGGGCGACCAGGGCGCCGAGCCGGGCGACGAAATCCGGTTCTTCATCAACGGCGTCGAAGCGGAGGCGACTGGCAACACCCTGTGGGCCAACGCACCGACGGTTCCCCAGATGGTCTGCCTGAACCTCGACGTCTGCCGCCAGGTGTGCGATCTCACGGCTGGCTGGAACCTCGTGAGCTGGTCGATCGACACCGAATCCGACGACATCGAGGCGGCCCTGGCCTCGATCGCGCCCCACATCCAGCTCGTCCTGGGCTTCGAACAGGGCGGCCTCACCTACGATCCGACGCTGCCCCAGTTCTCGACGCTGTGGTATGTGGACCACCTCTCGGGATACTGGATCAAGGTGGACGCGGACGTCGAGATGGTGATCGAGGGCAACTGCGCGAATGTGTCGACGCCGATCACGGTGACGCCGGGCTGGAACCTCGTGTCGTACCTGCCCCACGTGGCGATGCCGACCCCCGACGCGCTGACGTCGATCTACGACGATCTCATGGTGGCGCTGGGGTTTGACGGCGGCGCCCTGATCTACGTGCCGAGCGACAGCGGGTTCAACACGCTCGACGAGATGGCGCCGTGCTTCGGGTACTGGGTGAAAGTCGACGCCCCTGGCGAGCTGATCTACCCGTCGGACGGGCCGGTCGTGTTCGCTCAGCAGCGCCAGCCGCTCGGACATCCCCTGCCCAAGGCGGCCGAGGGTGTCACGGCGACGACGCAGTGGATGAACCTCTACGCGCAGAAGCTGACGGTTGACGGCGCGGTGGTCCCGACGGGGGCCCGGGTCGAGGCGTTCACGCTCGACGGGCACCGGATCGGCAGCAGCCAGGTGCGGGCCGACGGTTTGTTCGGGTTTATGCCGGTATACGCCGACGACCCGAACACGAGCGCGGTTGACGGTCTCCGGACGGGCGAGCCGTTCACGCTGACGGTCAATGGCGCGGCCACTGCCGAGACCTTCGTCTTCACAGGCCACGGCACCAATCTTGAGGTGAGCGGCCTGACGGCGAAGGCGGGCGAGGAGCCGACGATGCCGGGGACCTACGCACTGGCGCAGAACTATCCGAACCCGTTCAACCCGACGACCACGATCGAGTTCAGTTTGCCCAAGGAGACCCGGGCCAAGGTCGAGGTGTTCAACGTGCTGGGCGAGCTGGTGGCGACGCCGTTTGACGGCACCGCCGCGGCCGGCACCACCTCGGTGACCTGGGACGGCCGTTCGCGGACGGGCTCCCCGGTGGCCTCGGGTGTGTACTTCTATCGTCTCAGTGCCGATAACTACACCGAGACGAAGAAGATGATGCTGATGAAGTAG
- a CDS encoding VanZ family protein yields the protein MSSMNHDDPPPGLPERLLRYHLPVLLYAGGIIALSSIRDFRPPDLPIPSLDKVVHLLEYAVFAYLVFRSFYHMGRSPRLGRALLWSALFVTFFALADEMYQRYVPGRHSDWRDFVVDVLGALLVLGILGIYRWRRRRRSY from the coding sequence ATGAGCTCCATGAATCACGATGATCCGCCCCCCGGCCTTCCCGAACGGCTCCTCCGCTACCATCTGCCGGTGCTCCTCTACGCCGGCGGGATAATCGCCCTCTCTTCGATCAGAGACTTTCGCCCTCCCGATTTGCCGATCCCCTCGCTTGACAAGGTCGTCCATCTGCTGGAGTACGCAGTGTTTGCGTACCTCGTGTTTCGGTCGTTCTACCATATGGGGCGCTCTCCGCGACTCGGCCGGGCCCTGCTGTGGTCTGCACTTTTTGTAACTTTCTTTGCACTGGCGGATGAAATGTATCAGCGCTATGTGCCGGGGCGCCATTCCGACTGGCGGGATTTTGTCGTCGATGTCCTCGGGGCGCTCCTGGTGCTGGGGATACTCGGGATCTACCGGTGGCGGAGGCGGCGCAGATCTTATTAA